Proteins co-encoded in one Streptomyces sp. JH34 genomic window:
- a CDS encoding response regulator transcription factor, whose translation MAIRVLLVDDQPLLRTGFRMILEAEGDIAVVGEAGDGLQAIDQVRALQPDVVLMDIRMPRMDGVEATRQITGPGRDGPAKVLVLTTFDLDEYVVEALRAGASGFLLKDAPAVELVQAIRVVAAGEAMLAPSITRRLLDKYADHLPSGEEPVPDALHTLTEREVEVLKLVARGLSNAEIAADLFVSETTVKTHVGHVLTKLGLRDRVQAAVYAYESGLVRPGAQ comes from the coding sequence GTGGCTATCCGCGTCCTGCTCGTCGATGATCAACCACTGCTGCGCACCGGCTTCCGGATGATTCTGGAGGCGGAGGGCGACATCGCGGTGGTCGGTGAGGCCGGTGACGGTCTGCAGGCCATCGATCAGGTGCGGGCGCTGCAGCCCGATGTCGTACTCATGGACATCCGGATGCCGCGGATGGACGGGGTCGAGGCGACCCGCCAGATCACCGGTCCCGGGCGGGACGGCCCGGCGAAGGTCCTGGTGCTGACGACGTTCGACCTCGACGAGTACGTCGTGGAGGCGCTGCGCGCCGGTGCCAGCGGCTTCCTGCTGAAGGACGCGCCCGCCGTCGAGCTGGTGCAGGCCATCAGGGTGGTGGCGGCCGGAGAGGCGATGCTGGCCCCCAGCATCACGCGCCGGCTCCTCGACAAGTACGCCGACCATCTGCCCTCGGGCGAGGAGCCCGTCCCCGACGCCCTGCACACCCTCACCGAGCGTGAGGTGGAGGTGCTGAAGCTGGTGGCGCGCGGTCTGTCCAACGCGGAGATCGCGGCCGATCTCTTCGTGAGCGAGACGACGGTCAAGACACATGTGGGGCACGTGCTGACGAAGCTGGGTCTGCGCGACCGCGTACAGGCCGCGGTGTACGCGTACGAGAGCGGGCTGGTGCGTCCCGGCGCCCAGTGA